CGCAACTTATGTGAACAAAAAATACTCCACAAAAAAAATATATTTTTATGTGTGCTCATTTACTGAATCAACTCAGAGAGCAAATCATCAAGAAGTATATTCACTCTTTTCTATTATGTGGAGTAGAGATAGTCTCTGGGAATTAAACCCTTGGTACTGTTGTTCTGTACTATCTGAAAAACCTCAAGCACCTTTACATAAAGAAGCAGCAAATTGGATGTTTAAAGGAGTTGCTACCACAGGTTGTTTAATTGCATCAGTAGATGACTTCAAAAATGGGACATTGGAGATATTAATTTAAAACGCTTACTACTCCCACTACTAGCTGCTATCTCATTATCTTCTCCAATTAATGCTGGCGTTGATACTAAAGAAAAAATCTTTTATTTCGAAGCTCTAGTTCATCGAGAATATCTTTAAGGATTACTCTGATTAGAATTGTTTCATCAATAATCATTCTTAAACCATCTTCTAAAGTTTCGAAATCATTAGCTTTTAATCTCTCTCTTATTTCAATAACAATCTTCATCGATTCAATTGTTTTATCATCCATTTTCAGAATCTTTAAGAGAGTCTCCATCGCAAATAATTAGAGCTTGAGTCTTGTTATGTTGCATTATTTGATAATCACTATCATCCTTTGCATCTTTAAGAAGCTCAATAATCTTTGTATTTTGTTCAATAAGAATTTTCTGATTACCAGTACTTTCCTTATGAAAACCCTGAAACATATCAAATAAATATCTAAACCCTTTATTAACCGATTTCTTAAGACTACCTACCGCATTGGCATTATTGGCAATTACTTGATTATTCTGGCGAATTACTGTTGAAGTCTCTTTGTATTTTTCAAAGACACTACTTAAAGCTTTAGAGAAAGCGTTCTTTCTACTTTCCTGAGAGTTGAACTTCTTTAATGAAGCATTATTGTCATCGTTAGAAGTTCCAGAGTTACTGGCGTTCAGCATTTTCAAAATTTATATGATGAGTATTTATATAATTAGCACTCCCTATGGTATCTGCATGAAGTTACTTTATATTCGTTACATTTCTGAAATAATAGTAAACAAATAAACTGATATATCATTGCTATCACTAGTGTTGCACAAAAGCCAACAGATGATTTTTGATGACAGTTGACAGCTGTGGACAATAAGTCCACAGACGATGATTGTTGATAGTTGTTGACAATAAGTCAACAGAGATTGTTGATAGTTGTGGACAATAAGTCCACAGAGATAGTTGATAGTTGTGGACAATAAGTCCACAGTAAGTTGCTCTAAATACTTATAAGTAAATAAGAAATAAAACACAGTATTTCCAATGAGTATACCCCTTTTCTTATATCAATTACAGAACAAAGATATGGGTCTTCAATGGTATTTAGTGACCCATGATGAGTATCTAAATGGTATTCAAGGGTAAATAGAGACCATAGACTTACCCCAATACCAACCATCACTTTCCTAAATAGGAACTTTAATGGATAATAAACATATAAATGAAATTCTGATTCTAGCAAAATTCTAGCAGATTAATTCCTCCAAATCCCTTGATATGACTGAAGAAAATTTTTGGCTAATGAAAAGTGAGCCTGATGCATATAGCATAGATACTTTAAAAAATGACGGTGTAACTTTATGGGATGGAATAAGAAATTATCAGGCTCGAAATTTTATGAGAAAAATGAATAAAGGAGATAAAGTTTTTTTCTATCATTCGAATTGTAAACCCCCAGGTATTGTGGGACTTATGGAGGTAATAGATCTAAATATTATTGATCCTACTCAATTTGATAAAGATTCAAAATATTTTGATCCAAAATCTAAACCTGATAATCCTAGATGGGATTGTGTAAAAGTAAAATATAATTTTAAATCAGATAAGATTTTAAGTTTACCTGAATTAAAGATTTTATTTAATGAGGATGAGTTATTAGTCGTAAAAAAAGGAAATAGGTTGTCAATATTACCTGTCAGAAATGATATTGCAAAAATACTACTAGAAAAAATATAAAAATTTTTAATCCTTAAAATTCATTGAAAACATATTACCAATGTAGAGTCTAGTTAAATCCCTATTTTGAAATCCTTTTTGCATCAAAAATCCTGCAATAGCAGCTTGTAGTATCCTGTATTGATCCCAGTTAGGATGATCCTCAACGAATTCTTTCATAGCCTTTTGAAGATTTTCTTGAAGTTCACATTTGAAACTTATTACTTCATCTTTATGATTTAATACTTTTGAATTTTCGTCGTAATTTAACTCTTGCATATTGAAAAAACTTAATTGAAATTTAAATCTACATGATGTAGTTTTCTCCAAAATCACTGAATCGTCAACAATCATTATTAAGAGACAGTCTCAGGTTATAGAATAATGAGAATTCAGTCATCAGTAGGAAATTCATGGAAATCAATTTTGTAAATTTAAATCTTACTTAAATATGAAGATTTATATAAAATCATAAGTTTTCCACATACCTTAGATCATTAGATATTTTTTTTTTAAATACTGTGGAAAACTTGTGAAAAATTTTTTTTGGGAAGGGGAAATTTTTTCTAAAATTTCCAATTTTATTTATCTTTTAATCCATTGATTCCCACATGTTTTTTATTTCATAAAATAAATTTTGTGCAATTGGTATCGGCCAATACATTTCGAAGGATCTAGTTTGTTCTTGACTTTCGAAAACGAATCTCAAACTCCATTCATTTTTTTTTCCCTCTAACTTTATATACCAAGGTAGTTGTTCTAATTCTAAAGTAATAAATTCTTCATCCATTAGTTCGTCTTTGATAACTAATAGTTGTTCATTAATTCTTAAGAGTAGAAGGTAAAGTGAATAGAATTCATTTTTTTGTAGCTCAATTGACCAATTATCAACACCAATCAAAAAGCAAAATTTACCTTTTTTAAAATCTTTAAGTAATCTCCATCTTTTTTGGTTTTTTACCAAAATTAGCCTGGGAGTAAATCTGGTTGATCTTGTTCATCGCTTAGTTCAATAATTGACCTTTGAACAGGTTTAATAGTTGACTCCTCTAATAAGCCATCAAAATCATCAAAACGTCTTTGTTTAGCTCTGAAAGCAATTTTCACCGTAGTTAAATATCTATTAGTTGATTTTCTTATCAAGCTCTCTCCTCTCTTTGCAAGATCATTAGAATCGATTCCTGCATTATTTGATATGTTCATTAAAAAAAATTTTTTACTATAAAATATATTTTACAGTTTATTCGACCGTTTCAAAACATAAATTACAAAAAGAACTTAATTAAATCAAAAAATTTCATATGAAAGAAAATTTATCTGGAACACTTGCTATTGATTTGGGTAATACTAATACTGTAATAGCTTTTCAAGATCAAAAAAATCTAAATTCTGTTTTAGTTGAAATTCCTAATATAACATCATCTCCAGGAGTTATACCTACAGCAGTTTGGTTCGAGGAACCTTCGAAGATTCCAAAAATTGGTATGAGTGCTCTAAAGATGAGAGATTACTCAAATTCTGATTTGTTTTTTCATTCGAATTTTAAAAGACATATTGGCAATTCTTTGGAGAAAATTAACCAAAAAAAAATTTTAAAACCTAGTGAATGTGGCGAAAAATTTTTTCAAATTTTGTGGGCTAGTATTCCTCAAAAATATTTAATTAAAAGACTTGTTTTAACTGCTCCAATAGATACATATAAGGGTTACAGAGAATGGTTAGTCAACCTCTGCTCGGAGATATCAGTAGATGAAATAGCCCTAGTTGATGAACCTACCGCGGCAAGTTTAGGAATAAATGTACCATTTGGCTCAAAAATTATGACATTAGATATTGGAAGAAGCACAGTAGATATGAATATAGTCAAAATAGAAGGAGGAGAAGGAAAATCTGGTCCAATAGCTGAACTTTTAAAATTTAAAGGTAATGATGTAAGCTCAATTTCAAAACAAAAAATTAGGTGTGCTGAAATAATTGGGAAAACAGGCTCAAAAATTGGTGGGAAGGATATTGATCAATGGATAGTTGATTATTTTGTTCCAGGTAATAATTATCTTAATAATCTTTTAAAGGCTGAAGAAATAAAATGTAAACTCAGTTCATCTGCAATCAAATATGAAAATAAATATCCTATAAAATTATTCACTGAAGAAAATCAAGAAAAAGAATTTTACCTAAGTAAAGAAATATTTGAGAGAATACTCATTGAAAATAATTTTCTTAATCACCTTAACTCTTTACTTAAAGATTTATTAAATCAAGCAAGAGGCAAATTTTGCAAAGTTGAAGACTTAAATGCAATTGTTTTTATTGGTGGAGGAACTCAAATACCATTGGTTAAAGAATGGATAACAAAAAAAATTTCAAACATTCAAATAAAGTCGCCACCTCCTATCGAATCAATAGCTTTGGGAGCTTTAGCAATGACCCCTGGTGTAAAAATTAAAGACATATTAAACAAAGGATTATCTATAAGATTATTCAATAAAAGAGAACAAAAACACTTTTGGCATCCTATTTTTTATAAAGGTCAAACATGGCCAACAGAAAATCCATTTAAACTGATCCTTCAATCCAGTAAAAATAATCAGAAAATAATCGAAATAATAATTGGAGAGACACAAAAAGAAAGAACATATGATGTTATTTTCAAAAATGGATTGCCAAAATTATCAGAGGTTCAAAATGAAGGAGAAATTATAAAATGGGACAAAAAACCACTTAAAATAGTATTAAAAAATAGATCTAATATTGGAGAAGACAATTTAAAACTTTTTTTTGAGATTACGAAAAGTGCTGATTTATTAGTTAAGTGTTTTGATATTAAAGATGAATTTCTGGGAGAATATAATTTAGGAAATATCTTCTGAAAGCTAGCTAGCTAGTTATTCAAGAAAAACTCCCTCTTCATTATCAACATTATTTAAACGTAAACTAATACTTTCATTTTTACTAGTTGGCACTTTTTTACCACAAAAATCTGGTTGAATAGGCAATTCTCTATGACCTCTATCTACCATTACTAATAACATCACTCTTTGAGGTCTGCCCCATGAATATAAAGCATCCATTGCAGCTCTAATTGTTCTACCTGTGTAAATTACATCATCTATTAAAAGAATTTCTTTTTTTTCGATAGGAGTTGGGATATCCGCAGCTTGTATTAGGCGAGTTCCAACTCTATTTTGGTCATCTCTATAAAAAGTTGGATCAATTGTTCCTTTTCTAACTCTTAAGCCTGTCCTAGAGAATAATTCCTTTTCTAGCACTTCGGTCAGCTCAATTCCTCTAGTCGGAATACCAACCAATAAAAGGTCATCCAGTTTTTTTACTTTTTCGATAATTTCGGAAGTTAAACGCGAAATAGTTTTTCTAAGCTCTTCTTCAGTGAGTATGACTATTTTTTTTATTTTCTTGGACATGATTTATCAATAAATAGAAGTCGTCTAATATTTTCATAAATTAGCAAAAGCTAACTATATTAAATATAAATTGTTAAAGAGTAACGTTTAAAGCTAAATTTAAGGTTGGATCAGTTAAAAATGAATTTGATCTAAATATGTCAAAGATTAGCAGCAAAAATATAAAAAGATTAAGTGTTCCTCAGAGTCCTGTAGTACTCGCAATACTAGATGGATGGGGACATCGACAAGAAAAATCAGATAATGCTATTAAAAGTGCCAATACGCCAATCATGGACTCATTGTGGCATGCTTATCCTCACACCCTAATAAGTGCTAGTGGATCTGATGTAGGCCTCCCAGATGGTCAAATGGGGAATTCAGAGGTAGGGCACCTTACCATTGGTTCGGGAAGAATAATACAACAAGAACTTGTAAGGATTTCAAATATTGTAAAAAATAATCAATTAGGCTTGGTAAATGAGTTAAAAGAGATGGCCAATTCATTAAAGAAAAATAATTCTACTTTGCATATCACGGGATTATGTTCGGATGGTGGAGTTCATAGCCATATTGATCATTTGTTAGGTTTAATAAAATGGGCATCTGAAAATGAAATCAAAAAAGTTGCAATCCATATCATCACCGATGGAAGAGATACTCCTGCAAAAAGCGCCTCTAAATACATCAATCAAATAGAAACATGTATAAAAAAATTTAATACAGGCGAAATTGCTTCCATATGCGGAAGATACTGGATAATGGATAGAAATCTTTTATGGGATAGAACAGAAAAAGCATACTCTAATTTGACTGATCCAGATATTCAACTAACAAATATTTCTCCTCAGGATTACATAGAAAAAAGTTATGACAAAAATATAACCGATGAATTTATAGAGCCCATAAGAATATCTGAAAACTATCTTAAAGATGGGGATAGTTTTATTTGCTTTAACTTTCGTCCAGACAGAGCAAGACAAATAGTCAAATCTCTTACAAACAAGGAATTCTCAGACTTTGAAAGAAAATGTTATCCAGATCTAGACTTTGTCACGTTTACTCAATATGACCCGAACTTTCCAGTTAAAGTTGCATTTCCTCCTGAATCACTCAATAATTTTATAGGCCAAATAGTCTCAGAAAACGGACTTAAACAATATAGAACCGCGGAAACTGAAAAATATCCTCACGTAACATACTTTTTCAATGGTGGAGTTGAAATTCCTTTACCTGGAGAAGAGAGACATTTGATTCCATCTCCAAGAGTCGCAACTTATGATATGAAACCCGAAATGTCTGCAGAGGAATTAACTATTAGTTGCTCTAAAGCAATTAAAAGTGGGAATTATGCTTTTGTTGTAATTAATTTTGCCAATCCTGACATGGTTGGTCATACAGGCAATATGGATGCAACAATTAAAGCCATAGAAAAAGTAGATCAATGTGTAGGTCAAATAGTTAATGCTACTGGAGAAATGGGTGGAAGCCTTCTTATTACAGCCGATCATGGTAACGCAGAGGTAATGAAAGGGCCTGAAGGAGAAACATGGACAGCACACACAATAAATAAGGTTCCATTAATTTTGATTGAAGGTGAAAAAAGAAAAATACCAAATATGGGAAATGAAATTAATCTCAGAGATAATGCCGGATTAGCAGATATTGCTCCCACTTTATTGCAATTATTAAATCTACCAATACCAAGAGAAATGACAGGAAAATCCCTTATTCAAGAAATTGAATTGAAAGGTTATAATAAGGTCGTACAACACGTTTAAAGTTAATAAAAGTTTTTAAGCAATGATTCAAGTTATTAGCTGGATTTGGGTATTTTCTGGAGTCCTACTCATTCTCTTAGTATTACTCCATAGTCCTAAAGGTGATGGAATGGGAGGGATAGCAGCCAGTGGAAGCTCTATGTTCAACAGCGCTAGTAGTGCAGAAGCCTCTCTCAACAAAATAACTTGGACTTTTTTAATTATATTTTTATCTCTCGCAATTATTCTCAGTGCTGGTTGGATTTCATAAAAATTGTATAAAAAAGGGACCATTTTGAATGGTCCCTTTTAAAAAATTAATTAAAAAAATTGTTTGGTTAGTAATCGAAGTCACCACCCATACCCGGAGCACCTGCTGGAGCAGCCGAATCTTTTTTCTCAGGTAGATCTGCAACTATACATTCAGTGGTTAGAACCATACCAGCTATTGAAGCTGCATTTTGTAATCCTGAACGTGTTACTTTTGCGGGATCAACTATACCAGCGGAGGACATATCTACATATTCCCCAGTAGCAGCATTAAATCCATCATTAAATGGTTTAGTTTTTACGTTTTCAGCAATCACAGCTCCATTAGAACCTGCATTCTCAGCAATTCTCATAAGAGGAGCAGTGAGTGAAGCCTCAACAATATTAGCTCCAATTAATTCTTCTCCTTCTAAATTTTTATCAGCCCATTCTTTTAAAATAGGAGATAAATGAGCGAGAGTTGTTCCTCCTCCAGGTACAATTCCTTCTTCAACAGCTGCTTTTGTTGCATTAATAGCATCCTCAAGACGAAGCTTTTTATCCTTCATCTCAGTTTCTGTAGCAGCACCAACCTTAATTACAGCTACGCCTCCAGCTAATTTAGCTAGACGTTCTTGAAGCTTTTCTTTATCGTATGAGGAATCAGTCTCATCCATTTGCTTCTTAATTTGATCACATCTAGCTTTAACTGCTTGCTCATTACCTTCAGCTACAATAGTTGTAGTCTCTTTATTGATAGTTATTCTTCTACCAGTTCCAAGCATATCTAAAGTAGCACTTTCTAATTTCAAGCCTGCATCTTCAGTAATAAGTTGTCCATTGGTTAAAACGGCCATATCTTCAAGCATTGCTTTTCTTCTATCCCCAAATCCAGGAGCTTTTACTGCAGCAACATTTAACACTCCTCGTAATCTATTGACAACAAGAGTTGCTAAAGCCTCTTTTTCGATATCTTCAGCAATAATGACTAGTGGCTTGCCAGTTTTAGCTATTTGTTCCAAAACAGGGACTAAATCTTGCACTAAAGCAATTTTTTTATCAGTCAGAAGGATATATGGTTCATCTAAAACAGCCTCCATTCTCTCTGTGTCTGTTGCAAAGTAAGGTGAAATATAACCTTTATCGAATCGCATGCCCTCAGTAACTTCTAATTCAGTAGTCATTGATTTTCCTTCTTCCAAAGAGATAACACCTTCTTTACCAACTTTATCCATGGCATTGGCAATCATTTGACCAACTTCTTCGTCGTTTCCAGCAGCAATAGTTCCACATTGAGCAATCGCATTGCTATCACTGATAGGTTTGGAATTCTCCTGAATTTTACCAACTAGAAATTCAGTCGCTTTATCAATTCCTTTTTTTAAGGTAATTGCATTAGCTCCTGCAGCAACGTTTCTTAACCCTGCTTTAACCATTGCATGAGCTAAAACAGTGGCTGTTGTAGTACCATCTCCAGCTGCATCATTAGTTTTCGAAGCAGCTTGTCTGATTAAAGCAACCCCCGTATTTTCAATGTGGTCCTCTAATTCGATCTCTTTAGCGATTGTGACACCATCATTGATAATTTGTGGAGCACCAAATTTTTTCTCTAGTACAACATTTCTTCCTTTTGGTCCAAGCGTTACAGCCACAGACTCAGCAAGGATATCAATTCCTCTCTCGAGCGCTCTACGAGCTTGCTCATTGTAAATAATTCTTTTAGCCATGTTTAGGCAGTAATTTAGTAATAAGTTTTAATAATTTTTGAAACAAATATTCTAGCTTACAACAGCTAAAATATCCTTTTCTGAGAGCAAGACATATTCGTCCCCTCCCAATTTAATGTCTGTACCAGCATATTTGCTGTACAAAACTTTATCGCCAATACTCACTTCTGGAGTTTGTCGAGAACCATCGTCATTAAGTTTGCCAGGACCGACCTGAGCAACCTCGCCAACCTGTGGTTTTTCTTTGGCTGAATCAGGCAAAAGTATGCCCCCAGCAGTTTTTTCCTCAGATGCGGAAACTTTAATAAATATTCTATCTCCCAGTGGTTTTACTGTAGAGACTGTAAGTGAAACAGCTGCCATAGGTTAATGGAGGAACATAATTGGGACGCTTTGCGTCATAAAAATGGAAATAAAAAATCTCCATCCGTAACATCAACAACATAATCTCCTGAGTGGCAATTAAACCATACTTAAACTGTGCGGGTGGCCGAACCCATTTAACGAATCTACCCATAAGGTGGTAGTATTTTCGGATTATATGCTGTTTAAAATCAGCTTTTCATCACCAATCAATAAAAAATGGTAGCAACTCCATCAATTTCTTCACAAACAAAAGGCGTGGTACGTCAGGTAATTGGCCCAGTTTTAGATGTAGAATTTCCAGCTGGAAAATTACCCAAAATATTAAATGCTTTAAGAATTGAAGCTAAAAATCCTGCTGGACAAGATATAGCGCTAACTGCAGAGGTCCAACAGCTCCTTGGCGACCATAGAGTAAGAGCCGTAGCAATGAGCGGCACTGACGGCCTTGTAAGAGGCATGGAAGCAATCGATACAGGCGCACCAATATCCGTACCCGTTGGAGAAGCAACTTTAGGAAGAATATTTAATGTTTTAGGAGAACCAGTAGATGAACAAGGTCCAGTAAATACTAAAGATACTGCTCCGATTCATAGAGCTGCTCCAAAGTTAACAGATCTAGAAACAAAGCCCAAAGTTTTTGAAACTGGAATAAAAGTTATCGACCTTTTAGCTCCTTACAGACAAGGAGGAAAAGTTGGATTATTCGGAGGCGCTGGGGTGGGTAAGACCGTCCTTATTCAAGAATTAATTAATAATATCGCAAAGGAACATGGTGGAGTTTCTGTTTTTGGCGGAGTAGGTGAAAGAACTAGAGAGGGGAATGATCTATATGAAGAATTTAAAGAATCAGGCGTTATCAATGCAGATGATTTAACTCAATCAAAAGTTGCATTATGTTTTGGACAGATGAATGAGCCTCCTGGTGCAAGAATGAGAGTAGGCTTATCCGCACTTACAATGGCCGAACATTTTAGAGATGTAAATAAACAAGACGTTCTACTTTTTGTTGATAACATTTTTCGATTTGTTCAAGCTGGCTCTGAAGTATCTGCGTTACTTGGAAGGATGCCTTCAGCTGTTGGATACCAACCCACTCTGGGAACTGATGTTGGTGAATTGCAAGAAAGAATTACATCTACATTAGAAGGGTCAATTACATCTATACAGGCAGTTTACGTACCTGCTGATGACCTAACAGACCCTGCTCCAGCTACAACTTTTGCTCATTTAGATGCTACTACCGTGCTTGCTAGAGCTCTTGCCGCTAAGGGAATTTACCCAGCAGTTGATCCATTAGACTCAACAAGCACTATGCTACAACCATCAGTTGTTGGCGATGAGCATTACAAAACAGCAAGAGCTGTACAATCAACTTTACAAAGATATAAAGAACTACAAGATATCATCGCGATTCTTGGTTTAGATGAGCTTTCTGAAGAAGATAGG
This region of Prochlorococcus sp. MIT 0604 genomic DNA includes:
- a CDS encoding EVE domain-containing protein produces the protein MTEENFWLMKSEPDAYSIDTLKNDGVTLWDGIRNYQARNFMRKMNKGDKVFFYHSNCKPPGIVGLMEVIDLNIIDPTQFDKDSKYFDPKSKPDNPRWDCVKVKYNFKSDKILSLPELKILFNEDELLVVKKGNRLSILPVRNDIAKILLEKI
- a CDS encoding DUF2811 domain-containing protein; protein product: MQELNYDENSKVLNHKDEVISFKCELQENLQKAMKEFVEDHPNWDQYRILQAAIAGFLMQKGFQNRDLTRLYIGNMFSMNFKD
- a CDS encoding DUF1818 family protein, which produces MVKNQKRWRLLKDFKKGKFCFLIGVDNWSIELQKNEFYSLYLLLLRINEQLLVIKDELMDEEFITLELEQLPWYIKLEGKKNEWSLRFVFESQEQTRSFEMYWPIPIAQNLFYEIKNMWESMD
- a CDS encoding DNA-directed RNA polymerase subunit omega; amino-acid sequence: MNISNNAGIDSNDLAKRGESLIRKSTNRYLTTVKIAFRAKQRRFDDFDGLLEESTIKPVQRSIIELSDEQDQPDLLPG
- a CDS encoding Hsp70 family protein, which translates into the protein MKENLSGTLAIDLGNTNTVIAFQDQKNLNSVLVEIPNITSSPGVIPTAVWFEEPSKIPKIGMSALKMRDYSNSDLFFHSNFKRHIGNSLEKINQKKILKPSECGEKFFQILWASIPQKYLIKRLVLTAPIDTYKGYREWLVNLCSEISVDEIALVDEPTAASLGINVPFGSKIMTLDIGRSTVDMNIVKIEGGEGKSGPIAELLKFKGNDVSSISKQKIRCAEIIGKTGSKIGGKDIDQWIVDYFVPGNNYLNNLLKAEEIKCKLSSSAIKYENKYPIKLFTEENQEKEFYLSKEIFERILIENNFLNHLNSLLKDLLNQARGKFCKVEDLNAIVFIGGGTQIPLVKEWITKKISNIQIKSPPPIESIALGALAMTPGVKIKDILNKGLSIRLFNKREQKHFWHPIFYKGQTWPTENPFKLILQSSKNNQKIIEIIIGETQKERTYDVIFKNGLPKLSEVQNEGEIIKWDKKPLKIVLKNRSNIGEDNLKLFFEITKSADLLVKCFDIKDEFLGEYNLGNIF
- the pyrR gene encoding bifunctional pyr operon transcriptional regulator/uracil phosphoribosyltransferase PyrR — protein: MSKKIKKIVILTEEELRKTISRLTSEIIEKVKKLDDLLLVGIPTRGIELTEVLEKELFSRTGLRVRKGTIDPTFYRDDQNRVGTRLIQAADIPTPIEKKEILLIDDVIYTGRTIRAAMDALYSWGRPQRVMLLVMVDRGHRELPIQPDFCGKKVPTSKNESISLRLNNVDNEEGVFLE
- the gpmI gene encoding 2,3-bisphosphoglycerate-independent phosphoglycerate mutase — translated: MSKISSKNIKRLSVPQSPVVLAILDGWGHRQEKSDNAIKSANTPIMDSLWHAYPHTLISASGSDVGLPDGQMGNSEVGHLTIGSGRIIQQELVRISNIVKNNQLGLVNELKEMANSLKKNNSTLHITGLCSDGGVHSHIDHLLGLIKWASENEIKKVAIHIITDGRDTPAKSASKYINQIETCIKKFNTGEIASICGRYWIMDRNLLWDRTEKAYSNLTDPDIQLTNISPQDYIEKSYDKNITDEFIEPIRISENYLKDGDSFICFNFRPDRARQIVKSLTNKEFSDFERKCYPDLDFVTFTQYDPNFPVKVAFPPESLNNFIGQIVSENGLKQYRTAETEKYPHVTYFFNGGVEIPLPGEERHLIPSPRVATYDMKPEMSAEELTISCSKAIKSGNYAFVVINFANPDMVGHTGNMDATIKAIEKVDQCVGQIVNATGEMGGSLLITADHGNAEVMKGPEGETWTAHTINKVPLILIEGEKRKIPNMGNEINLRDNAGLADIAPTLLQLLNLPIPREMTGKSLIQEIELKGYNKVVQHV
- the secG gene encoding preprotein translocase subunit SecG, whose product is MIQVISWIWVFSGVLLILLVLLHSPKGDGMGGIAASGSSMFNSASSAEASLNKITWTFLIIFLSLAIILSAGWIS
- the groL gene encoding chaperonin GroEL (60 kDa chaperone family; promotes refolding of misfolded polypeptides especially under stressful conditions; forms two stacked rings of heptamers to form a barrel-shaped 14mer; ends can be capped by GroES; misfolded proteins enter the barrel where they are refolded when GroES binds) — translated: MAKRIIYNEQARRALERGIDILAESVAVTLGPKGRNVVLEKKFGAPQIINDGVTIAKEIELEDHIENTGVALIRQAASKTNDAAGDGTTTATVLAHAMVKAGLRNVAAGANAITLKKGIDKATEFLVGKIQENSKPISDSNAIAQCGTIAAGNDEEVGQMIANAMDKVGKEGVISLEEGKSMTTELEVTEGMRFDKGYISPYFATDTERMEAVLDEPYILLTDKKIALVQDLVPVLEQIAKTGKPLVIIAEDIEKEALATLVVNRLRGVLNVAAVKAPGFGDRRKAMLEDMAVLTNGQLITEDAGLKLESATLDMLGTGRRITINKETTTIVAEGNEQAVKARCDQIKKQMDETDSSYDKEKLQERLAKLAGGVAVIKVGAATETEMKDKKLRLEDAINATKAAVEEGIVPGGGTTLAHLSPILKEWADKNLEGEELIGANIVEASLTAPLMRIAENAGSNGAVIAENVKTKPFNDGFNAATGEYVDMSSAGIVDPAKVTRSGLQNAASIAGMVLTTECIVADLPEKKDSAAPAGAPGMGGDFDY
- the groES gene encoding co-chaperone GroES, with product MAAVSLTVSTVKPLGDRIFIKVSASEEKTAGGILLPDSAKEKPQVGEVAQVGPGKLNDDGSRQTPEVSIGDKVLYSKYAGTDIKLGGDEYVLLSEKDILAVVS
- the atpD gene encoding F0F1 ATP synthase subunit beta; its protein translation is MVATPSISSQTKGVVRQVIGPVLDVEFPAGKLPKILNALRIEAKNPAGQDIALTAEVQQLLGDHRVRAVAMSGTDGLVRGMEAIDTGAPISVPVGEATLGRIFNVLGEPVDEQGPVNTKDTAPIHRAAPKLTDLETKPKVFETGIKVIDLLAPYRQGGKVGLFGGAGVGKTVLIQELINNIAKEHGGVSVFGGVGERTREGNDLYEEFKESGVINADDLTQSKVALCFGQMNEPPGARMRVGLSALTMAEHFRDVNKQDVLLFVDNIFRFVQAGSEVSALLGRMPSAVGYQPTLGTDVGELQERITSTLEGSITSIQAVYVPADDLTDPAPATTFAHLDATTVLARALAAKGIYPAVDPLDSTSTMLQPSVVGDEHYKTARAVQSTLQRYKELQDIIAILGLDELSEEDRLTVDRARKIEKFLSQPFFVAEIFTGMSGKYVKLEDTIAGFNMILSGELDDLPEQAFYLVGNIDEVKAKAEKIKSEK